In the genome of Dermatophagoides farinae isolate YC_2012a chromosome 4, ASM2471394v1, whole genome shotgun sequence, the window taatcaataaataaaagcATTTCTcgttcaaacaaacaaacaaaaaaaaaacaaaaaattcgtaCAAAatcacatttattattattattatcattaaacaCCATAAttgtcaatgaatcaatcaataaatgaaaaaaaaagagaaaatgcaaatcaaaaatgaagatttttGGAATACTATGAATGGTAATCGAATGTGTATCCTGTAAGTTttcggtatttttttttataaaaacaaagagcaaagcaaaaaaatcatttcgaatttttgattttcatttcacacacacacacacatacattgtGTGGCTATATAATTTTCCTggaattggaaattttttaattttttttccacataatttttaaaacaacgataagaatgatgatgataataaacgtTTCAAAAACGAATCTCAGTGAATTCAAAGCTAGCTCCCTGTTGCCACTGCCCATacatccatttcatttgattttcagtttatttttttttacgaagaaaaaaacattttattttcccgtataccaaaaatgatgatccacacattttgataataatgatgactcaaattcaaatcatgtAACGTTTGTTTGTCGCTTTGGTGTTGGTTTTCGTATATACGACTACagtattttttcaaacacacacacacacatacacacacataaatctAGACAATTATCGAAaagtttgatgatttttaatcGGAATTTATATTTCGATGGATGGATGTTGCTACCATTTTTGAATAAgtgctgtgtgtgtatgagaaTGGTGTACCACTATTTCCACTTAATAGTGTACATGcatgttgatgaaatattttcgTTTGTATAAAAATGTATAtgcattatcattgatttgtttcattcatcaacaactgTCCAATTAGGTTActtcttcattttgattatattcttcattcgttcaaaaaaaaattctatttttttttttttgttttattttttcaacatttaactttttttgtttgtttgtttgtggttGCATGTTTTGCTGAGTCCAAttaattttcacatttatcGAAACTTTaagaattttgaatattgattttttttttcaaagtgaATTTTGCTCGCCACCATTATCTGATTACAAAATGACTGCAAGTGGTTTTCGATTTTATTATGGACTTTTACAATCACCattatcttcatcaacattgtatTCATCAACTGCAAAATCAGCCGCAGTAACATTAGCAGAAAACGCATTATTGCATCatcgaaataataatcatttgaattgttcCATTAATATGGCAAACACTACTAATGATTTgtcatcaccaacatcatcatttatggcTTCTttggaaaatcaaaataatacaGATATATTTCGATTTGATAATCTAGGATCATTGGGTTATTCAACGAATCCATTACCATCAACTGTGGCTAAATCGATTTTAATGGTATTGAACGATCGAAATCCattcattaatcatcaatttggtGATGACTATGGTGAACGAAAATTAAATAGACGtaataatggtaatttttatcataattttggctgtaattcatttgaaaagtATGTATGCATCACACACGAgagtagtaataataatttatgtaattaattaattaatagtgatggatcatcaatgatgttgatgatgaaaaactataaatcacaaatacaaaataaacaatatcGCAGCAGTAGCTTAAgcaaaaatgatcatcgaaATGGTCGTATGGAATGTTCATTCTGTAAGAATCTACCACCTGAACGTGCTACCAATTACCGTGATCATTGGCTTAAAGATAATCAAAAACGTGTTACCTGTCCAATATTGCGTGCATATAATTGTCCAAATTGTAATAATGGTGGCGGGGATAACGCACATACTTTAATGCATTGTCCATTGAATCGTACAAATCTAGCATATGGTTTTTGCCATCGTgccattcaacaacaaaaacgacaaatGCAACGAAATCGTCGcattaataattatcatgtACCGTACACTAGTAGTACTGCTgctgatcatgatgattctgatgattatgatgattttggccataataatgataataataattatgcaACATTTGTACAAAAATCACCAAATAGTAATGTATCAACAATTTGGTCAACAATGTCGgaagaatcaaattcaaattggatTGATAGTGATggcaatggtggtggtgattttGAATGGTAATCTATCTAGTTGTTGGTCAATAATTTTCCACTATTTTACTGATTTTGCATTGATATACTTTCATATATACATTTTTCGTGCccttttaaatttcattttttttaatatcaaTTAGAAAACCAAACCATTATACTAATACATACTGCTTTTGACCATGATGATTCtggtcataataatgataataactaATATTATGCAgcttattttcaattcaattcgataaatgtattgatatatattacatatattttattcataatataataaaataagtTTTAAATTCACgacaatcaatattttttttcaaatttgtaCAGCTTTTCcctttttttatgttttatCAATGGCTGTTTCTGAGGAGGATTCACACGTGTATTAACAATCCGAAGCTCCAAACGACatggataaaaatcaattttttgttttgttttgtttcgagTAACACAATTTcgaacaaacacacaaatctAGCCAATTACCTAAAagaaggattttttttttttgatcggaCTTTATCAAGATGGAAATAGCTTCCATTGAATATTAAAATATTTGTTGTGGTTTGTGGTTTGTGTGCATGTACCACTATTTCTACATAATAGTGTACATGTATGTAGAGatatttcgatgatgaaatatttttcgctttatatatatgtgcatttttattcatttttattcattcacatcgACAACGAT includes:
- the LOC124491247 gene encoding uncharacterized protein LOC124491247; translation: MTASGFRFYYGLLQSPLSSSTLYSSTAKSAAVTLAENALLHHRNNNHLNCSINMANTTNDLSSPTSSFMASLENQNNTDIFRFDNLGSLGYSTNPLPSTVAKSILMVLNDRNPFINHQFGDDYGERKLNRRNNGNFYHNFGCNSFENDGSSMMLMMKNYKSQIQNKQYRSSSLSKNDHRNGRMECSFCKNLPPERATNYRDHWLKDNQKRVTCPILRAYNCPNCNNGGGDNAHTLMHCPLNRTNLAYGFCHRAIQQQKRQMQRNRRINNYHVPYTSSTAADHDDSDDYDDFGHNNDNNNYATFVQKSPNSNVSTIWSTMSEESNSNWIDSDGNGGGDFEW